The genomic stretch GACCGCGCTGATCCGGGTGCCGCCCGCGTCGGTCGCGTACACGCCCGGGATGCCGGCCAGGGTGCAGGTGCTCGGCGAAGTGTTGGTGAGCACCAGGTCGAAGGCGCTGCTGCCGGCGCCGGACGCGCCGGGATCCGGCCGGTACTCCATCGCCAGGTCGGAGCCCGTGCAGCGAGACGTCGAGGGTGTGGGGGAGGGCTCGGGAGTCGGGGTCACCGCAGCCTGGGGAGCCGCGGCGACGGTGTTCGTGACGGTCGGCGTCGGGAGCGGCGTCTGCACCGCGGACGGCCCGCTGCTGTCCGCGCAGCCGTTGAGCAGCAGGACGAGTGCTGCTGCCGTCGACCCCGGGGAGGCGAGGCGCTGCGAGAACGTGCCCATCTCGGCAGTCTGGCACCGTCCGGAGCAAGTGGACACGGGGTCCTCGATCTCGCTTCGAGAGCACGGCGGTGAGCGGGCGACCCAGAGGGGGATGCCCGCCCACCGCGCCCGGCTAGAGGCGGACGATCATCTTGCCGGTGTTGCCGCCGCGCATCATCGAGAGAAATGCGTCGACCGCGTGGTCGATGCCCTCGACGATGGTCTCGTCGTAGGCGATCTCGCCCTCGGCGAACCAGCCGGACATCAGTCGATTGAACTCCGGCGCGTGGTCGAGGTAGCCCGAGAGGGTGAAGCCGCGCAGGGTGAGACCGCGGGTGATGACGTTCGCCATGTTGTCGGGTCCGGCGGTCTTCTCGGTGCTGTTGTAGCCGGCGATCGCTCCGCAGAGCGCCGCCCGCCCGCCGTCGCGGAAGGCGTCGAGCGCCGCCTCGAGGTGGTCGCCGCCGACGTTGTCGAAGTAGACGTCGATCCCGTCGGGCGCGGCCTCGGCCAGCTGCTCGCGCACGGGGCCGGAGTGGTAGTCGAACGCGGAGTCGTAGCCGTACTTCTCCGTCAGCAGCGCGACCTTCTCGGCCGACCCCGCGGATCCGACGACGCTCGTCGCGCCGAGCAGCCGAGCGATCTGACCAGCGGCCGAGCCCACCGCGCCCGCGGCTCCCGAGACGAAGACGGTATCGCCCTCCTTCATGTGCGCGATCGCGGTCAGCCCGACATAGGCGGTGAGCCCGGTCATGCCAAGGATGCCCAGGCGTAGGGAGAGCGGGACCCCGGGGACGACGCGGAACTGCGACGACTCCGCCTGCACAATGTCGCGCCAGCCGAGCTGATGCAGGACGGCACTACCGACGGGGAAGTCCGGATCGTCGGAGACGGTGACCCGGCCGACGGCGCCGCCGGTCATCGTCTCGCCCAGGGCGAAGGGCGGGGTGTAGCTCTTCACGTCGTTCATCCGGCCGCGCATGTAGGGGTCGACCGAGAGGAAAGCGTTCTCGACGCGGATCTCGCCGGCGGCCGGGTCGCC from Rathayibacter rathayi encodes the following:
- a CDS encoding DUF4232 domain-containing protein, with translation MGTFSQRLASPGSTAAALVLLLNGCADSSGPSAVQTPLPTPTVTNTVAAAPQAAVTPTPEPSPTPSTSRCTGSDLAMEYRPDPGASGAGSSAFDLVLTNTSPSTCTLAGIPGVYATDAGGTRISAVADASGPNPPGLIEVAPGARADVRVAWHSPGAYGCTVGTSAALVAEVLDAEDGEVRAPAELQVCTDGTVMMDAFAYTVL
- a CDS encoding NADP-dependent oxidoreductase, with amino-acid sequence MSSAISTQIQLVRRPDGWPVAEDFRTASVEYGDPAAGEIRVENAFLSVDPYMRGRMNDVKSYTPPFALGETMTGGAVGRVTVSDDPDFPVGSAVLHQLGWRDIVQAESSQFRVVPGVPLSLRLGILGMTGLTAYVGLTAIAHMKEGDTVFVSGAAGAVGSAAGQIARLLGATSVVGSAGSAEKVALLTEKYGYDSAFDYHSGPVREQLAEAAPDGIDVYFDNVGGDHLEAALDAFRDGGRAALCGAIAGYNSTEKTAGPDNMANVITRGLTLRGFTLSGYLDHAPEFNRLMSGWFAEGEIAYDETIVEGIDHAVDAFLSMMRGGNTGKMIVRL